Part of the Brevibacillus brevis genome is shown below.
CCGGGAAGACCTGAAAAAGCTCGTGCAAATCTATCAGGCCAAGGAAGTTTCGGACTTCATCACGCAGACGTACAAAGGCAACTACATTCCGACGCAAGTCACTGTGGACGAATTGAAAAACTTCAAAGACGCGTTTGCCAGCAAGCCGTAAAAGCGAAGGGGGCTGGCCCGGCGAGCGCACGCTTGGCGGAGCGGGTGTAGATCAGGCAGAGCCAGCCCGAGCCTTGATGAAAGGATACGTCGCCCATAAAAAAGGAGGAGAACCGATGACGCAAAAGAGGCAGATCCATCTTTCCGCCTACCTGGTGGGAACGGGCATCCACGTGGCGTCCTGGCGACTGCCCGAGGCGAAGCGCAGTGCCAGCATCGACCTGGAATACTACAAAAAGCTCGCGCAGACGGCGGAGCGGGGGAAGTTCGACATCGCCTTCATCGCCGACAGCCTGGCCGTCAATGAAAATTCCCACCCGAATATTTTGAACCGTTTCGAGCCGACGACATTGCTCGCGGCGCTGGCCGGGGCGACATCGAAGATCGGACTGGTCGCCACAGCTTCCACTACGTACCACGAGCCATACAACCTGGCCCGGCTGTTTGCCTCGGTCGACCACATCAGCGGCGGGCGCGCCGGATGGAACATGGTCACGACGGGCGACGCTACCGGGGAAACCGGTCGCAATTTCAGCAGGGAAGCTCATGTGGACCACGACGAACGCTACCTGAGAGCGGAGGAATTCATCGATGTCGTGCAAGGGCTGTGGGACTCCTGGGAAGACGATGCGTTCGTCCAGGACAAGGAAAGCGGCGTGTATTTCGATCCCCAAAAAATGCACCGCCTGAACTACAAAGGACGCTACTATTCGGTGCAAGGTCCGCTCAACATCGGCCGGTCCAGGCAGGGCCAGCCGGTCATTGTGCAGGCGGGAGCCTCAGAGCCCGGGCAGCGGCTGGCGGCGCGTACGGCAGAGGTCGTCTTTTCCCATGTCAAAGACTTTGCCAAGGCCCAGGAATTTTACAAAAGTCTGAAAGGAAAGCTGGCCGCCTACGGGCGTACGCCGGACCAGCTGCATATTCTTCAAGGCATTTCTCCCATCGTCGCAGATACGAAGGAGGAAGCCGAAGCCATCCAGCGGCGGCTGGACGATCTGCTTTTGCCGGAGCAAGGCTTGCGGTTTTTGTCCGGCTATCTGGGCAAGGTCGACTTCAGCAAATACACGCTGGACACCCCTGCTGCGGAAGTGGAGTTTCCCCATGACAACGGCATTCAAAGCCATTTCGAGCGGATGACCGAGCTGATTCGGAAGGAAAACCCGACTTTGCGCGAGCTGTACGCCTTGCTGGAGGGGGGAGTGAACCGGGAGCTCGTGGGCACGCCGGGACAGGTCGCGGATGTCCTGGAAAAATGGTTTACGGAAGGAGCGGCGGACGGATTCATGTTCGTCGCGCCGATTCTTCCTGAGGGATTGGAGGACTTCGTGGACAAAGTCATTCCGATTTTGCAGGAGCGCGGGCTGTACAGGCTCGACTACGAAGGCGATACGCTGCGGGAGCATTTGGGGCTGGCGAGGCCGGCGAACCGTTTTGCGGCAAAAGCGAGAGAAGGGCAGCTGACTAGAGCAGAATCGTAAGGCGCGTATCTGTACGCGAAAAGAAGGAGGGGCAAGATGGGAAGCGCAGCATTTAGACAGCTTGCGGCGGAGTTGGAGCCGAGGCTCATTCACATCCGCCGGCACCTGCACCAATACCCGGAGGTAGCCTGGGAGGAGAAGGAGACGTCCCGTGCGATTCGCGGCTGGCTGGAGGAGGCCGGCATCCGGGTGCTCGATCTTCCGCTGCAGACCGGCGTAGTGGCGGAGGTGGGAGGCAAAAAGGCAGGCCCGATCATCGCGCTGCGCGCCGACATCGACGCTCTGCCGATTCAGGAAGAGACGGGGCTGCCGTACGCGTCGCGTCACCTGGGAAAAATGCACGCGTGCGGGCACGACTTTCATACCGCAGTCGTCCTGGGAGCGGCCGTCCTGCTGAAATCCCGGGAGGAAACGCTGAAAGGCACGGTTCGCTTCCTGTTCCAGCCTGCCGAGGAAAAGGGGACGGGAGCAGCCAAAATGCTGGAGAGCAGGGCGCTGGACGGCGTACAGGCGATCTTCGGGATGCACAACAAGCCCGACATGCAGGTAGGGACGGTCGGGATTAAGGCAGGTCCGCTTATGGCGGCGGTCGACGGCTTTGACATCGAGGTCGAAGGCATAGGGACGCACGCGGCGATCCCCGAGGCCGGCGTCGACCCGATCGTGGCCGCCGCACAGATCGTCTCCTCGCTGCAAACGATCGTCAGCCGCAATGTCAGCCCGCTGCACAATGCCGTCGTCAGCGTGACCAGCATCCACGGAGGAGCCGCCTGGAACGTGATCCCGGACAAAGTCGTGCTGGGAGGGACCGTGCGCACATTCCAGGAGGAGGTGCGAAGGCAAATTCCCGTACACTTTACGCGCATCATCGAAGGAGTGACCGCAGCTTACGGCGCCAGGATCAGCCTGCGGTGGTTCGAAGGCCCGCCCGCCGTCAGAAACGACGAAGCCCTGAGTCGATTGTCGATAGCAGCGGCTGAGAGAGCAGGGCTGCAGGTCGTCACACCGGCGCCGTCCCCTGCGGGGGAAGACTTTGCCTACTACCAGGAGAAAATACCGGGCTCATTCGTATTCATGGGGACGTCCGGAAAAAACGAATGGCACCATCCCGGATTTACCGTCGATGAGCGGGCACTGGTGCCAAGCGTGCTCTACTTTGCGGAGGCGGCCAGCGCCGCTCTGGAGGGAGGGAGCGAATGGTAACCATTCACAACCTGTGCAAGACGTACAAAACGGCAAAAGGGGCCGTTCCCGTTTTGCAAAACATCGATTTGCATATCGAAAAAGGCGACATTTTCGGGATCATCGGGTTTAGCGGCGCAGGCAAATCGACGCTGATCCGCTGCCTCAACCGTCTGGAGGAGCCGGATACGGGCTCGATCGTGATCGGGGACAAGGTGATGACGGGATTGAACGAAAGAGAGCTGCGGATCGCCAGGCAAAAAATCGGGATGATCTTTCAGCAGTTCAATCTGTTCGACGCCAAGACGGTGTTTCAAAACGTAGCGTTCCCGCTCGAGGTAGCCGGACACCCGAAGACGTACATTCATCAGCGGGTACGGGAGATCCTCGATCTCGTCCAGCTCGGCGACAAGGCAAATGTCTATCCGTTCCAGCTCAGCGGAGGGCAAAAGCAGCGGGTGGGCATCGCCAGGGCCTTGGTCAATGAGCCGGACCTGCTGCTCAGCGACGAAGCTACCTCCGCGCTCGATCCGCAGACGACGTATTCGATTCTGGAGCTGCTGAAAGAGATCAACCGCCAGCTGAACCTGACGATTCTGCTCATCACCCACGAGCTGGACGTCTTGCAGCATCTTTGTCGCAACATGGCCGTGCTCGAAGGCGGGAGGATCGTGGAGACCGGCAACGTGGAGCAGTTTTTCCTGCAGCCTAGAAGCGACACGGCGAAACGGTTCGTGGGCATTCTCGATCATTACCGCGAAAAGCGAAGCGTGATGGAAGGAGTGGGGGCGGGTATATGAGAGACGACCTGCTCGAATTGCTCTGGGAGGGCCTTCTGGAGACGCTGTACATGGTGTTCTGGTCATCCCTGTTCGCCCTGGCGATCGGGATCGTTCTCGGGATCACGCTCGTCGTCACGGAGCAGGGCGGCATTCTCGCACGGCCGAGGCTGAACAAGGTGATCGGCACCGCCATCAACAGCGTGAGGTCGCTCCCGTTGATCATCCTGATCGTCCTCCTGCTGCCTCTCTCGCGTCTGATAGTCGGCACCTCGCTGGGGCCGACCGCCGCTATCGTCTCGCTCTCCATCGGCGCGGCGCCCTTCCTCGGACGGATCATCGAAAACTCATTGAAGGAGGTTAGCGCCGGAAAGATCGAGGCGGCCCTGGCCATCGGCGCGACGCCTTTCACAATCATCTTCCGTGTGCTGATTCCCGAGGCGCTGCCTGCGCTCGTCCGCGGGGTCACGATCGGAATCATCGGCATCACCGAATTTACGGCGGTCGCCGGAGCGATCGGTGCGGGCGGGCTTGGCAGCCTGGCCATCCGTTTTGGCTATCAGCGCTTCCGCGAAGATGTCCTTCTGGCGACAGTCGTGTTGATCATTTTGCTCGTCCAATTCATTCAGTGGACGGGAGACCGGGTCGCCAAATCGATCAACAAAAAGCGGTACAAGTACGAGTAATTCTCAAAAAGAGCGAAAGTCAAGCAAGGGAGTGGAGTGTATGAAGAGGAACAGACTCGCGATATGGTACGCCTTGATGCTCAGCGGAGGCTTGCTTCTGGCAGGGTGCGGATCCGGCAATGAAGCGGCGGGTGGAGGGCAGCCGGCGAATGCTGCCGGCCAAACGGACAGTGCGGGACAGACGGCTGCGCCGGAGCCCAAAGAGGTCACAATTAAGGTCGGGGCTGCTCCTGTGCCCCATGCCGAGATTTTGGAATTTGTCAAACCAAAGCTAAAGGAACAGGGGGTCAATCTGGAGGTCGTCGTGCTCGATGACGAAGGACAGCTGAATCCTGCGCTGCACGACAAGCAGATCGATGCGAACTACTTCCAGCACGTCCCGTACCTCGATTCGGTCAAGACGGAAAAAGGATATGACTTCGCCGTCACGACCAAAGTGCACGTCGAGCCGATCGGATTTTACTCGGATAAATGGAAGACGAAGGACGATCTCAAGGAAGGAGCGAAAATCGGGATACCGAACAACCCTTCCAATGAATTCCGGGCGCTCACGCTGCTGCAGGAGCAAGGCTTGATCAAGCTCAGGGATGGGCTGACGACGTACGAGGCGACGCCGAAGGACATCGCGGAAAATCCGAAAAAGCTCCAGTTCGTCGAAGCGGAGGCGGCGACCTTGCCCCGTGCCTTGCCGGATCTGGACGGCGCGGTCATCAACACGAACGTGGTGCTGGAAGCCAAGATCGATCCGAACAGCGCTTTGTTCCGCGAGGGGGGGAATTCGCCCTACGCCAATGTGGTCGTCGTTCGCAAAGGGGACGAGAACCGGGACGAGATCAAAAAGCTGGACGCTGCCTTGACCAGCCCGGACGTGAAGAAGTTCATCCAGGACAAATACGGGGTGGCCGTAGTGCCTGCCTTTTAATTCGCGAGCAGGGAGGACAATCGACGTGAATGCCAAAACGTGCTTGACCATTCGGGACGCGACGTCGCGAGATCGCGAGCAGCTGGAGAAGCATTTGATCGAAGCGTATCAACAATATGAGCGGCTGATGTCACCCGCCAGGTGGGAGCGGTACAAGGAGGAGATGAAAATGTCGGCGGCAGGTGAGCGGGCGATTGCGTTTCTCGTGGCGGAGTCAGGAGACCGCATCGTCGGCAGCGTGCAGCTTTTTGCTTCGTCCGAGGAGGCGTACGGCCGTCCGGAGCTGGAGATTCACTCCCCGATCATCCGTTTTTTGGCCGTGTCGCCGCAGGCCAGAGGGCAGGGAATTGCTGTCCGGCTGATCAGGGAAAGCGTCCTGCGCTCGCGGGCGGCCGGCGCCGACACCTTGCATCTGCACACGACAGACATGATGGAAGCGGCCGTGCAGCTGTACGAACGATTGGGCTTCAAGCGAGCGCAGGACAAGGACTTTTTCAACGGGGAGGCCCACGTCAAGAGCTACTGGCTGGACCTGCTCCAAACGGGTATCGCCTAAAAATGCTTCCAGGTAAAATCGATGCTGAGGTATCCGATGGGCCGATCCGCGAGCGTGACTTTTTCTTTCGTAGCCAGCTGCGGTGCGCGGAAGCAGACGAGGTCTTTGTGATAGCCGAAGCGTCTGCAAACGTCCGGTCGGGCGTCATGGATGCCGCAGCGATCCCGATCGAGATCGTAAAAAATGCACGTTCCCGGGAGTCTGAGCTGGTTTTCCAGAGCTTCGCGCAGCTTCCGCGGCATGGATTTGACCTTCTTCTGTATTTTTTTCCGTTCCGTTTCGGTGATCGGGACAGGGCCGCAGCACAGGCCCCTGCAGCCTTCGCAAGGTAATGTATCCGTCAAAACGACAACCCCTCCAACATGTTTGTAAGCAGATTGAGTTCTCACCAAACATTATGGAGGGATCGGAAGGTTATGTAAATAATTTAATTTCCAACTATACCACAAAAATTAAATTTTGTCAATGTTTATGCGAATGGGTGGATCAAGCAATTCCGATGAATGCGATCCGGACCGGTAAGAAAGAATAACCAAAAACGATCATCGGAGGCATCATGAAGAAGAAAATTGCTGATTCGCTCCTTCACTCTTCCCAGTCCAAGCCTGAGCAAGCCAATCTCACAAGTGAGGAAGAGGTGCGGGAAGAGCTCATGAACCAAGTGCTGCAAAGTACAATGATGACGGAGGTAAACGTCGCGAAGCAGAAGGACAGATACATGCTGGAAGGCAAGTAGAGGACGGAGGTGCTCCGTTCCAAACGGCATGCCTGTCGCCAGGCCGTCAAAAGGGAGCCGATCCCCATACCGGGGAGGGCTCCCTTTGCATTTTCACGCTGAGTATGGGAAGACGCTAGCCGACCACCAGGTAATACGCCTGCAGCGGCCCGTGCAC
Proteins encoded:
- a CDS encoding LLM class flavin-dependent oxidoreductase, which produces MTQKRQIHLSAYLVGTGIHVASWRLPEAKRSASIDLEYYKKLAQTAERGKFDIAFIADSLAVNENSHPNILNRFEPTTLLAALAGATSKIGLVATASTTYHEPYNLARLFASVDHISGGRAGWNMVTTGDATGETGRNFSREAHVDHDERYLRAEEFIDVVQGLWDSWEDDAFVQDKESGVYFDPQKMHRLNYKGRYYSVQGPLNIGRSRQGQPVIVQAGASEPGQRLAARTAEVVFSHVKDFAKAQEFYKSLKGKLAAYGRTPDQLHILQGISPIVADTKEEAEAIQRRLDDLLLPEQGLRFLSGYLGKVDFSKYTLDTPAAEVEFPHDNGIQSHFERMTELIRKENPTLRELYALLEGGVNRELVGTPGQVADVLEKWFTEGAADGFMFVAPILPEGLEDFVDKVIPILQERGLYRLDYEGDTLREHLGLARPANRFAAKAREGQLTRAES
- a CDS encoding amidohydrolase; the encoded protein is MGSAAFRQLAAELEPRLIHIRRHLHQYPEVAWEEKETSRAIRGWLEEAGIRVLDLPLQTGVVAEVGGKKAGPIIALRADIDALPIQEETGLPYASRHLGKMHACGHDFHTAVVLGAAVLLKSREETLKGTVRFLFQPAEEKGTGAAKMLESRALDGVQAIFGMHNKPDMQVGTVGIKAGPLMAAVDGFDIEVEGIGTHAAIPEAGVDPIVAAAQIVSSLQTIVSRNVSPLHNAVVSVTSIHGGAAWNVIPDKVVLGGTVRTFQEEVRRQIPVHFTRIIEGVTAAYGARISLRWFEGPPAVRNDEALSRLSIAAAERAGLQVVTPAPSPAGEDFAYYQEKIPGSFVFMGTSGKNEWHHPGFTVDERALVPSVLYFAEAASAALEGGSEW
- a CDS encoding ATP-binding cassette domain-containing protein gives rise to the protein MVTIHNLCKTYKTAKGAVPVLQNIDLHIEKGDIFGIIGFSGAGKSTLIRCLNRLEEPDTGSIVIGDKVMTGLNERELRIARQKIGMIFQQFNLFDAKTVFQNVAFPLEVAGHPKTYIHQRVREILDLVQLGDKANVYPFQLSGGQKQRVGIARALVNEPDLLLSDEATSALDPQTTYSILELLKEINRQLNLTILLITHELDVLQHLCRNMAVLEGGRIVETGNVEQFFLQPRSDTAKRFVGILDHYREKRSVMEGVGAGI
- a CDS encoding methionine ABC transporter permease, coding for MRDDLLELLWEGLLETLYMVFWSSLFALAIGIVLGITLVVTEQGGILARPRLNKVIGTAINSVRSLPLIILIVLLLPLSRLIVGTSLGPTAAIVSLSIGAAPFLGRIIENSLKEVSAGKIEAALAIGATPFTIIFRVLIPEALPALVRGVTIGIIGITEFTAVAGAIGAGGLGSLAIRFGYQRFREDVLLATVVLIILLVQFIQWTGDRVAKSINKKRYKYE
- a CDS encoding MetQ/NlpA family ABC transporter substrate-binding protein, with product MKRNRLAIWYALMLSGGLLLAGCGSGNEAAGGGQPANAAGQTDSAGQTAAPEPKEVTIKVGAAPVPHAEILEFVKPKLKEQGVNLEVVVLDDEGQLNPALHDKQIDANYFQHVPYLDSVKTEKGYDFAVTTKVHVEPIGFYSDKWKTKDDLKEGAKIGIPNNPSNEFRALTLLQEQGLIKLRDGLTTYEATPKDIAENPKKLQFVEAEAATLPRALPDLDGAVINTNVVLEAKIDPNSALFREGGNSPYANVVVVRKGDENRDEIKKLDAALTSPDVKKFIQDKYGVAVVPAF
- a CDS encoding GNAT family N-acetyltransferase, with translation MNAKTCLTIRDATSRDREQLEKHLIEAYQQYERLMSPARWERYKEEMKMSAAGERAIAFLVAESGDRIVGSVQLFASSEEAYGRPELEIHSPIIRFLAVSPQARGQGIAVRLIRESVLRSRAAGADTLHLHTTDMMEAAVQLYERLGFKRAQDKDFFNGEAHVKSYWLDLLQTGIA
- a CDS encoding YkgJ family cysteine cluster protein; the protein is MTDTLPCEGCRGLCCGPVPITETERKKIQKKVKSMPRKLREALENQLRLPGTCIFYDLDRDRCGIHDARPDVCRRFGYHKDLVCFRAPQLATKEKVTLADRPIGYLSIDFTWKHF